The following proteins come from a genomic window of Paucimonas lemoignei:
- the tcyC_6 gene encoding amino acid ABC transporter, PAAT family, ATP-binding protein codes for MKNIVKAVNLHKFYDSFHALNDINLEVEQGEVLCVIGPSGSGKSTLLRCVNQLERIDKGGLWVDGELVGYRIVGNKLHELTDVQIARQRLATGMVFQRFNLFPHMTVLQNIVEGPCQVLKRSPKEAHEHALELLARVGLAEKRDAYPIELSGGQQQRVAIARALAMRPRLMLFDEPTSALDPELVGEVLSVMRDLAHSGMTMMVVTHELGFAREVANRIVFMDAGQIVESGSPEDILLSPQNPRTQSFISAVRN; via the coding sequence GTGAAAAACATCGTCAAAGCCGTCAACCTGCATAAGTTCTACGACAGTTTTCACGCCCTCAATGACATCAATCTGGAAGTCGAGCAAGGCGAAGTGCTATGTGTGATCGGCCCGTCCGGCTCCGGCAAGAGCACCTTGCTGCGGTGCGTGAACCAGCTGGAACGCATTGATAAGGGTGGCCTGTGGGTCGATGGCGAGCTGGTGGGTTATCGCATCGTCGGTAACAAGCTGCACGAGCTGACCGATGTGCAGATTGCCCGCCAGCGACTGGCTACAGGCATGGTCTTCCAGCGCTTCAACCTCTTCCCGCATATGACCGTGCTGCAGAACATCGTCGAAGGCCCCTGCCAGGTTCTCAAGCGCTCGCCCAAGGAAGCCCACGAGCATGCCCTGGAGTTGCTGGCGCGGGTTGGCCTGGCTGAGAAGCGCGACGCGTACCCCATCGAATTGTCCGGCGGGCAGCAGCAACGGGTCGCCATTGCGCGGGCGCTGGCCATGCGACCCAGGTTGATGCTGTTCGATGAACCGACCTCGGCGCTCGATCCTGAACTGGTGGGCGAGGTGTTGTCGGTCATGCGTGACCTGGCGCACTCGGGCATGACCATGATGGTGGTGACCCATGAGCTGGGCTTCGCCCGTGAGGTCGCCAACCGCATCGTGTTCATGGACGCAGGCCAGATCGTGGAAAGTGGTAGCCCGGAAGACATCCTGCTGAGCCCGCAGAACCCGCGCACGCAGAGTTTCATTTCGGCCGTACGCAACTAG
- a CDS encoding heme oxygenase-like protein codes for MHDQNDTLIRKKSALEQHAIFADIDSLEVLRCFMEVHVFAVWDFMSLTKRLQQEVTCTQLPWLPPKNPEAARLINEIVLGEESDNKREAGHYSHFELYLDAMREIGANTAQVERFVALQAQGMHYTAALHSVNASEAAAGFVSHTLDTALNASAHRVAAAFLHGRESVIPAMFQRILNDCGITIDQAPTFRYYLQRHIDVDADEHGPAAERLLATLVGGDPQRQREALQSAIAAIDSRIALWDRLRISMRRPAPSLARAALSLPTAGL; via the coding sequence ATGCACGACCAAAACGATACGTTAATTCGTAAAAAGTCTGCGCTTGAACAACACGCCATCTTCGCGGACATTGATTCGCTTGAAGTACTGAGGTGTTTCATGGAAGTCCATGTATTCGCTGTCTGGGACTTCATGTCGCTGACCAAGCGGTTACAACAGGAAGTCACCTGTACACAACTACCCTGGCTACCGCCCAAAAACCCGGAAGCGGCCAGGCTGATCAACGAAATAGTGCTGGGTGAGGAGTCCGATAACAAAAGAGAGGCGGGGCACTACAGCCACTTCGAGCTGTACCTGGACGCCATGCGCGAGATCGGAGCCAACACGGCTCAAGTAGAACGCTTCGTCGCGCTTCAGGCGCAAGGGATGCACTACACAGCCGCGCTACATAGCGTCAATGCGAGCGAGGCTGCAGCAGGCTTCGTTAGCCACACGCTGGATACAGCACTCAATGCGTCGGCGCACCGTGTGGCCGCAGCATTTTTGCATGGTCGTGAAAGCGTCATCCCGGCGATGTTTCAGCGCATCTTGAATGACTGCGGAATCACCATCGACCAAGCCCCGACCTTCCGCTACTACCTGCAACGGCACATTGACGTCGACGCCGATGAGCACGGGCCCGCTGCCGAACGACTGCTGGCGACGCTAGTGGGTGGCGACCCACAACGACAGCGCGAGGCGCTCCAATCCGCCATCGCCGCCATCGATAGCCGCATCGCCCTGTGGGACAGGTTGCGCATCAGCATGCGCCGCCCTGCTCCCAGCCTGGCGCGCGCGGCCCTATCACTCCCGACTGCAGGGTTATGA
- the benM_5 gene encoding LysR family transcriptional regulator, whose product METPLSNSANLPPSPGNRPPLTLSGLDFKLLRVFKAVVEAGGFSAAQNELNVGLAAISKQISDLEIRLGMRLCTRGREGFCLTEEGRLVYQASLDLFASVDSFRDRLSSAQNELIGDLSIGVIDNTLQDKQSPLINALRTLHDDAPKVRLRLHAAQLDDIERGVQEGRLSLGIVPVYHRREEFDYFALYEEVSSAYCSAPHPLFDADPSQIDVGVLRGYEVVNHRYAIHGDKANFVTLDAQSASASQVEAVAMLVLTGRFIGFLPDHFAAHLVRDGRLRALRPDLITIRTPINLILRRSAPRSPLVKAFAGALGLDLKALA is encoded by the coding sequence ATGGAAACGCCACTTTCCAATTCAGCCAACTTGCCTCCCTCGCCGGGAAATCGACCGCCTCTTACACTCAGTGGTCTGGATTTCAAGCTGTTGCGGGTGTTCAAGGCAGTGGTTGAAGCGGGAGGGTTCAGCGCCGCGCAGAACGAGTTGAACGTCGGCCTGGCCGCTATCAGCAAGCAAATATCCGACCTGGAAATTCGCCTGGGCATGCGCTTGTGTACCCGGGGCCGTGAAGGGTTCTGCCTGACCGAGGAAGGCCGGCTGGTTTATCAGGCTTCACTTGACCTGTTTGCTTCGGTGGACAGTTTCCGCGATCGACTCAGTTCTGCACAAAATGAATTGATCGGCGACCTCAGCATCGGGGTGATTGATAACACCCTCCAGGACAAACAATCACCGCTGATCAACGCGCTGCGTACCCTGCACGATGACGCGCCGAAAGTCAGGTTGCGCCTGCATGCCGCGCAGCTGGACGACATCGAGCGCGGCGTGCAGGAAGGACGGTTGAGCCTGGGGATCGTGCCGGTCTATCACCGTCGTGAAGAGTTTGATTACTTTGCGCTGTACGAAGAAGTCTCCAGCGCCTATTGCTCGGCCCCGCATCCCTTGTTCGACGCAGACCCGAGCCAGATCGATGTGGGCGTATTGCGTGGCTATGAAGTGGTCAATCATCGTTATGCGATACACGGCGACAAAGCCAACTTCGTGACCCTCGACGCGCAATCGGCATCGGCCTCCCAGGTTGAAGCCGTGGCGATGCTGGTGCTGACCGGACGGTTCATCGGCTTCCTGCCCGATCACTTCGCCGCCCACCTGGTGCGTGACGGCCGGCTGCGCGCCCTGCGCCCGGACCTCATCACCATCCGCACGCCCATCAACCTGATCCTGCGCCGCAGCGCACCACGCAGCCCACTGGTCAAAGCCTTTGCTGGGGCATTGGGGCTGGACCTCAAAGCCTTGGCTTAG
- the kefA_3 gene encoding mechanosensitive ion channel family protein — MEHLLPQSWLEAVPLPWLKTLIVAGFAVLLALLIRWVALSVLRRIANSFVLPQQLIYRAASPTLWLLPLIALQTVWTSADNDLPLIGAVQHVNGLLVTAGFTWLILSCVKAFGEAVAIRNPLDIEDNLHARRIQTQVRVLVRCLNALVLLFGTGLILMSFPPVAKIGTSLLASAGLAGLAAGFAAKPVLGNLIAGLQIAISQPIRLDDVVIVEGEWGRVEEISGTYVVIKIWDERRMVVPLQYFIEKPFQNWTRATSSLIGSVFVWVDYSLPVEELRAEVQRICEDIPHLWDGRVCVLQVADTNAKAMQLRVLLSSADSSRSWDARCHMRERLIAFIAKQYPQSLPQLRTEISSRNVRPEIDAHETPLDIPRQPPV, encoded by the coding sequence ATGGAACACCTGTTGCCCCAGAGCTGGCTGGAGGCTGTGCCTTTGCCATGGCTCAAGACCCTGATCGTCGCAGGTTTTGCTGTCCTGCTGGCGTTGCTGATCCGCTGGGTCGCGCTGAGCGTATTGCGACGTATCGCAAACTCTTTTGTGCTACCGCAACAACTCATCTACCGCGCGGCCAGCCCGACCTTGTGGCTGCTACCGTTGATTGCGCTGCAGACCGTGTGGACATCAGCTGACAATGATCTGCCCCTGATTGGTGCGGTTCAACACGTCAATGGCTTGCTCGTCACGGCCGGATTTACCTGGCTGATCCTGAGTTGCGTAAAGGCTTTCGGCGAAGCGGTGGCTATACGCAACCCGCTGGACATCGAGGACAACCTGCATGCACGGCGCATTCAGACGCAGGTCCGAGTCCTGGTGCGCTGCCTCAATGCATTGGTGCTGCTGTTCGGCACCGGCCTCATCCTGATGAGCTTCCCGCCTGTGGCCAAAATCGGTACCAGTCTGCTGGCATCCGCCGGCCTGGCGGGTCTTGCTGCGGGCTTTGCGGCCAAGCCGGTGCTGGGCAATTTGATTGCGGGGCTGCAAATTGCTATTTCGCAACCTATCCGGCTGGACGATGTGGTGATCGTTGAAGGCGAATGGGGCCGGGTCGAGGAAATCAGCGGCACCTATGTGGTGATCAAGATCTGGGATGAGCGGCGCATGGTAGTGCCGCTGCAATATTTCATCGAGAAGCCCTTCCAGAACTGGACGCGCGCAACATCGAGCCTGATCGGCTCGGTGTTTGTCTGGGTGGATTACTCTTTGCCGGTCGAGGAGCTGCGGGCTGAGGTGCAACGTATCTGCGAAGACATCCCGCACTTGTGGGATGGCCGGGTGTGCGTGCTGCAGGTTGCCGATACCAATGCCAAAGCCATGCAACTTCGGGTATTGCTGAGCTCGGCTGACTCGTCCCGCAGCTGGGACGCCCGCTGCCACATGCGCGAACGGCTGATTGCCTTTATCGCCAAGCAATATCCACAAAGCCTGCCTCAACTGCGGACCGAAATTTCCTCGCGCAACGTCCGTCCGGAAATCGACGCCCACGAAACCCCTTTGGACATCCCTCGCCAGCCGCCGGTTTAG
- the ydgA gene encoding GTP-binding protein — protein sequence MNKSAGIAAGVIIVIGALATGGAWYTGTRLEDVLRDSIQQANQELATSLKGTESTMVIDLVSIDRRVFSSTAHYRVVIHDENIARDGKDAEFLFVDNIEHGPLPFSRLKSFKLLPVMAQSNFAMEKSPSAEKWFAMSKGASPVTGHASVGYDRSTAGTLLLAPLEMNDTDGKFTFSGLEVDVEASADAEKLKLTGKMENLQLNVSSPEGDVAVGAKGLSFDTGGTKGKSGFYLGHSNLKIDNALAQVAGQAPIVLTDVVNTNLAQEEGGNLAAQVNYNVGMINYSGKDVGALQTAFKVSNFDVAATLALNELYQTKILPQQQAAIAADRTFELQLSPADQERMNAEVAKLLAARPHIELEKLALKTANGESHMRIAVDLANPGSTDQPFAEIAKNAIGLLDAKVVLSKPMIRDLATLQANLGGQTDPAAIAEQAKAASEMVGAMAVMMQVAKVDGENIVSSLTYANGMVDFNGQKMTPEEFLSLVMSKVIAMRMQ from the coding sequence ATGAATAAATCAGCAGGTATTGCAGCAGGCGTCATCATTGTCATTGGGGCGCTGGCCACTGGGGGCGCGTGGTACACCGGCACCCGGCTCGAAGACGTATTGCGTGATTCGATCCAGCAAGCCAATCAGGAATTGGCCACCTCGCTCAAGGGAACCGAAAGCACCATGGTCATTGACCTGGTGTCGATCGACCGCCGGGTGTTCAGCAGCACCGCCCATTACCGTGTGGTCATTCACGACGAGAATATCGCCCGTGACGGCAAGGATGCCGAGTTCCTGTTTGTCGACAATATCGAGCACGGCCCGCTGCCGTTTTCTCGCCTGAAGAGCTTCAAGCTGCTGCCGGTCATGGCGCAAAGCAACTTCGCGATGGAAAAGAGCCCGAGCGCCGAAAAATGGTTTGCCATGAGCAAAGGCGCAAGCCCGGTCACGGGGCACGCCAGTGTTGGTTACGACCGCTCAACCGCAGGCACTTTGCTGCTGGCGCCGTTGGAAATGAACGACACCGACGGCAAGTTCACCTTTTCCGGGCTTGAAGTGGATGTTGAAGCCAGCGCAGATGCCGAAAAACTCAAGCTGACCGGCAAGATGGAAAACCTGCAGCTCAATGTCTCGTCCCCGGAAGGCGACGTCGCCGTGGGCGCCAAGGGCCTGAGCTTCGACACCGGCGGCACTAAAGGTAAATCCGGGTTCTATCTGGGCCACAGCAACCTGAAAATCGACAACGCGTTGGCTCAGGTCGCAGGTCAGGCGCCCATCGTCCTTACGGATGTCGTTAACACTAACCTGGCCCAGGAAGAGGGCGGCAACCTTGCCGCGCAGGTTAACTACAACGTGGGCATGATCAACTACAGCGGCAAGGATGTCGGCGCCCTGCAGACAGCGTTCAAGGTCAGCAACTTCGACGTCGCCGCTACGCTGGCGCTGAACGAGCTGTACCAGACCAAAATCCTGCCGCAGCAACAGGCAGCCATCGCAGCTGATCGCACGTTTGAGTTGCAGCTCAGCCCTGCTGACCAAGAGCGGATGAATGCGGAAGTCGCCAAGCTGCTGGCCGCCAGGCCGCACATCGAGCTTGAAAAGCTGGCGCTGAAAACCGCCAACGGCGAAAGCCATATGCGCATTGCCGTGGACCTGGCCAACCCGGGTTCAACCGATCAGCCGTTCGCTGAAATCGCGAAAAACGCCATCGGCTTGCTGGACGCCAAAGTCGTGCTGTCCAAACCGATGATCCGCGACCTTGCCACCCTGCAAGCAAACCTGGGCGGCCAAACCGACCCGGCCGCCATCGCCGAGCAAGCCAAGGCCGCCAGCGAAATGGTCGGCGCCATGGCCGTGATGATGCAAGTGGCCAAGGTTGATGGCGAAAACATCGTGTCCAGCCTGACCTACGCCAATGGCATGGTCGACTTCAACGGCCAGAAAATGACCCCCGAAGAGTTCCTGTCGCTGGTCATGAGCAAAGTCATCGCGATGCGGATGCAGTAA
- the yqaB gene encoding HAD family hydrolase yields the protein MTAQQSERGPIKAVIFDMDGLLLDTEGIYTEVTHLIASRYGRTFDWAVKQHTIGRGARDFAGYVIQELELPLSIDEFLDIRAPMLDERFPQAVAMHGAEALVRHLAANNIPIAVGTSSSVHYFKAKTEMHRAWFELFETVVTADDPHVTAAKPAPDIFLVAARRLGVDPADCLVFEDSPFGVTAAKAAGMYAVAVPDSHMPVEQYEHADLLLGSLADFPLQSWGLPGMKGL from the coding sequence ATGACTGCACAGCAAAGTGAACGAGGCCCGATCAAGGCTGTAATTTTCGACATGGATGGGTTGTTGCTGGACACCGAGGGGATTTACACCGAGGTCACCCACCTGATTGCCAGCCGCTATGGCCGCACGTTCGACTGGGCCGTGAAGCAGCACACCATTGGCCGCGGCGCCCGGGATTTTGCCGGGTACGTGATCCAGGAACTGGAGCTGCCGCTGTCGATTGACGAGTTTCTGGACATCCGTGCGCCGATGCTGGACGAGCGTTTCCCCCAAGCGGTGGCCATGCACGGTGCCGAGGCATTGGTGCGGCACCTGGCGGCGAACAACATCCCCATCGCGGTCGGCACCAGTTCGTCGGTGCATTATTTCAAAGCAAAAACCGAAATGCATCGCGCCTGGTTCGAGCTGTTCGAAACGGTCGTGACCGCAGACGATCCGCACGTCACCGCCGCCAAACCAGCACCGGACATCTTCCTCGTTGCCGCGCGCCGCCTGGGCGTGGATCCGGCTGATTGCCTGGTGTTCGAAGACTCACCTTTCGGCGTCACCGCTGCCAAGGCTGCCGGTATGTACGCGGTCGCTGTACCGGATTCACATATGCCGGTGGAGCAGTATGAGCACGCAGACCTGCTGCTCGGCTCACTGGCTGACTTCCCGCTGCAGAGCTGGGGTTTGCCGGGGATGAAGGGGTTGTAG
- the mdtH gene encoding major facilitator family transporter, producing MAKYSLVIRRLLICSLTIVVSRAITSPLLTLFLSTRLGLDQQDVGLLMGIAVFLATLLGLYGGYIIDRLEKRKLLIVAMLSSSIGFALLTLAHDVYLTTLTLVVTEAASALFLIGSKAIISENLPIGLRAKVFSLRYTLTNIGYATGPMLGVIIAGYLPLAPFLIASAIALGSVFLMIGIAPTPRNEDVKPLSFLSTLRTLKNDRILVLFTGGSLLSTIVHGRFTLYLSQFLLVTHAPKDALKILSAILACNALTVILMQYQIGRWLKREQMPYWIALGVGFFMLGLIGFSFSHSLVAWCLAMFVFTLGEMIIYPAEYLFIDTIAPETLRGSYYGAQNLAAFGGALSPVICGYLLINTPPITMFYVLAGLTALGGALCFISARKAKPESQDPV from the coding sequence GTGGCCAAGTATTCCCTCGTCATCCGCCGTTTGTTGATCTGCTCGCTGACCATTGTCGTCAGCCGCGCGATCACCAGCCCTTTGCTGACGCTGTTTCTCAGCACCCGGCTCGGCCTGGATCAGCAGGATGTCGGCCTGCTGATGGGCATCGCCGTGTTCCTCGCCACCCTGCTCGGGCTGTATGGCGGCTACATCATTGATCGCCTGGAAAAGCGCAAGCTGCTGATCGTGGCCATGCTCTCCAGCTCGATCGGCTTTGCCTTGCTGACCCTCGCCCACGATGTCTACCTGACCACCTTGACGCTGGTCGTCACTGAGGCGGCATCAGCGCTGTTTCTCATCGGTTCAAAGGCAATCATCAGCGAAAACCTGCCCATCGGCCTGCGCGCCAAAGTGTTTTCGCTGCGCTATACGCTGACCAATATTGGCTACGCGACAGGGCCGATGCTGGGGGTGATCATTGCTGGGTATTTGCCACTGGCACCTTTCCTGATCGCCAGCGCCATCGCGTTGGGCAGCGTGTTTCTAATGATTGGCATTGCACCGACCCCGCGCAATGAAGACGTCAAGCCGCTCAGTTTCCTGAGCACCCTGCGCACCTTGAAAAACGACCGGATCCTGGTGCTGTTCACCGGCGGCAGTCTGTTGAGCACCATCGTCCACGGGCGCTTCACGCTTTACCTGTCGCAATTTTTGCTGGTGACCCACGCGCCCAAGGACGCCTTGAAGATCCTCTCGGCCATCCTGGCCTGCAACGCGCTGACCGTAATTCTCATGCAGTATCAGATCGGCCGCTGGCTCAAACGGGAGCAGATGCCTTACTGGATTGCTCTGGGGGTGGGGTTTTTCATGCTTGGGCTGATCGGCTTCAGCTTTTCGCACAGCCTGGTGGCCTGGTGCCTGGCGATGTTTGTTTTCACGCTGGGTGAAATGATTATTTACCCCGCCGAATATTTATTCATCGATACCATAGCGCCCGAAACATTGCGTGGCAGTTACTACGGCGCGCAGAATCTGGCGGCCTTCGGTGGGGCGCTGAGCCCGGTGATCTGTGGCTATCTGCTGATCAATACACCCCCTATCACTATGTTCTATGTGTTGGCGGGGCTGACAGCGTTGGGAGGCGCGCTATGCTTCATCAGCGCACGCAAGGCTAAGCCTGAGTCGCAAGACCCTGTCTGA
- a CDS encoding P-aminobenzoate N-oxygenase AurF: protein MKAEDYLSFVDAWEGRATIRTRPRRMVEHDDKLIYPLSRQPLVLSETFSRECAHLRDYALVQSLYKFINDVVIFETEIVDKTARSIAKNRFAIPFPFACRFDAMTVVIDEDYHALVAMDFMQQTIALTGIEPIELPTEIELSRAIPAALALAPDRLRSAVELICVAIAENTVTNDVAAFAQDDSVKQSIKGLMADHLLDEGRHSGFWTRLVRIYWHGASEVDRQCIAEIMPVFIGHYLTHEIQADFDLALIGHLQTSASVKQALKDEVREMSFPINHHHPLVGNIVRFFKTSSMLDSPCVRHALASYLPASGARP, encoded by the coding sequence ATGAAAGCCGAAGACTACCTGTCGTTCGTCGATGCCTGGGAAGGCCGCGCCACCATACGCACCCGGCCACGGCGCATGGTTGAACATGACGACAAGCTTATCTATCCGCTCAGTCGACAGCCTCTGGTACTGAGCGAAACCTTTAGCCGTGAGTGCGCCCACCTGCGCGATTACGCACTGGTGCAAAGCCTCTACAAATTCATCAATGACGTGGTGATCTTCGAGACGGAAATCGTCGACAAGACAGCACGCAGCATCGCCAAGAACAGGTTCGCTATCCCCTTTCCGTTTGCCTGTCGCTTTGATGCCATGACCGTTGTCATCGATGAGGACTACCACGCGCTGGTGGCCATGGATTTCATGCAACAGACGATTGCCCTGACTGGGATTGAGCCCATCGAGTTGCCCACCGAAATCGAGCTGAGCCGGGCTATTCCAGCAGCCCTGGCACTTGCCCCGGACCGCCTGCGCAGCGCTGTCGAACTGATTTGCGTGGCCATCGCTGAAAACACTGTGACCAATGATGTTGCGGCCTTTGCCCAGGATGATTCGGTCAAGCAGTCGATCAAAGGGCTGATGGCCGATCATCTGCTGGACGAAGGCCGTCATTCCGGCTTCTGGACTCGGCTGGTGCGCATTTACTGGCACGGTGCGTCAGAGGTAGATCGCCAATGCATCGCAGAGATCATGCCGGTGTTCATCGGGCATTACCTGACCCACGAGATACAGGCCGACTTTGACCTGGCGTTGATTGGCCATTTGCAGACCTCAGCCTCGGTCAAGCAGGCCCTCAAGGATGAGGTACGTGAGATGAGTTTCCCGATCAACCACCATCACCCGCTGGTGGGCAACATCGTGCGCTTTTTCAAAACCAGTTCGATGCTCGACTCCCCCTGTGTGCGACACGCCCTTGCGAGCTATCTGCCAGCATCGGGAGCACGGCCATGA
- the ydfH_6 gene encoding transcriptional regulator GntR → MRTSTKQSVLCTIISHEPPPAHLARSVIEETLRTAILDGRLPAGTPLRQQELATLFGVSRMPVREALRQLEAQSLLRVEMHKGAVVAPLIAEDAVEAYALRIVLESEALRLSIPLLDEADLAQARHYIELMEAQTDYAEMGMLNRQFHMSLYAKTHNKRLMALVELGLNEEERFLRFNLSNMGLGKLAQDDHWELLRLAEAKDVERTVQALQVHLDRGVQAITRYLNSRTPDTSTTTTSEKPDNH, encoded by the coding sequence ATGCGCACTTCAACCAAGCAAAGTGTTTTGTGCACAATCATCAGCCACGAACCGCCGCCGGCCCACCTGGCCCGCTCGGTGATCGAGGAGACGCTGCGCACCGCCATTCTTGATGGGCGCCTGCCTGCCGGAACACCGTTGCGTCAGCAAGAGCTGGCGACGCTGTTTGGGGTCAGCCGCATGCCGGTGCGCGAGGCGTTGCGCCAACTTGAAGCCCAGTCCCTATTGCGGGTTGAAATGCACAAAGGTGCGGTCGTCGCGCCCTTGATTGCCGAGGACGCCGTTGAAGCCTATGCCCTGCGCATTGTGCTGGAGTCCGAAGCCTTGCGCCTGTCCATCCCTTTACTGGATGAAGCCGACCTTGCCCAGGCACGCCATTACATCGAACTGATGGAGGCTCAAACCGACTACGCCGAAATGGGCATGCTCAATCGCCAGTTTCACATGTCGCTTTACGCCAAGACCCACAACAAACGGTTGATGGCCCTGGTCGAGCTGGGGTTGAACGAGGAGGAACGCTTTCTGCGCTTCAACCTTTCCAACATGGGCCTGGGCAAGCTGGCGCAGGATGACCACTGGGAACTGCTCAGACTGGCTGAGGCCAAGGACGTCGAGCGCACGGTGCAGGCGTTGCAAGTCCACCTTGATCGCGGCGTGCAGGCCATTACCCGTTATCTGAATAGCAGAACGCCTGACACCTCGACCACGACAACATCGGAAAAACCTGACAACCACTGA